CCATCAGCTCGGCCCCGTGGATGGCTCAGCTCTGGTACACCGACGACCAGGGCACCACTGACACCAGTGACGACACCGGCTTCTTCTGCGGCGGTGCCGTCGTCGCGCCGACGAAGATCCTCACCGCCGCGCACTGCGTCAAGGGCGCCGACTGGGCCAAGGGCGGCGCCGTGGTGACCGGGGCCACGCAGCTGCCCTCCGAGGACGGCGACCTGCACGGCGGCACCGCGACGGCCGTGCTGCGGCAGTGGTACCACCCGTCGTACAACGCGGACACGATCGACAACGACATCGCGGTCCTGACCCTGGCGGTTCCCGTCAAGGCCACCCCGATCCGTATGACGACGTCCACCGACACCGCCTCGTACGACCCCGCCACGACCGGCGCCAAGAGCGCCAAGGTCTACGGCTGGGGCCGCACCAGTTCCACCAGCGACGACATCTCCGAGACGCTGAAGACGGCCACGCTGCCCATCAAGTCGGACACGACCTGCGCCGCGGCCTACGGCTCCTGGTTCATCAAGGGGCACATGACCTGCGCCGGCCCGCCCGCCAGCGGCAGCGACTCCGGTACGACCGCCATCTGCAACGGTGACTCCGGCGGCCCCCTCGTCGTGAACGGCCGGATCGTCGGCGTCGTCTCCTGGAACGTGACGGACTGTGTGACCAAGGGCGCCTACAGCGTCTTCACCAAGGTCAGCAAGTACGTCGGCGCCGCCTACCCGCGCGTCGACGACACCAACCTGAACTTCGACCACAAGGCCGACCTGTGGATGCGCAAGTCCTCCACCAAGGTCGGCTACGAGCTGGACTCCAAGGGCACCACCCTCGGCGCCCGGCAGTCCTGGGGCGACTGGAACGGCGTGAACCTCGTCCGCCAGACCGACCTCAACCGGGACGGCTACCAGGACCTCATGTACCGCGTCTCCGCCACCGGTGACGTCTACTGGCTGCGCTTCCTCCCCTCCACCGGGGCCTGGGCCGACCCGAAGAAGGTCTTCACCGACTGGAGGACCCGTACCCGGATCGTCACCCCCGGCGATGTCACCGGCGACTACAAGCCCGACCTGCTCTCCGTCGACTCCGCGGGCGTCCTGTGGATCTACCCCGGCAAGGGCGACGGCAGCTTCGCGACCCGGGTGAGGGTCGGCGGCGGCTGGAGCCAGTACAACCTCCTGCTCGGCCACGGCGACTTCACCGGTGACGGCAAGGCGGACGTGCTCGCCCGCAACAAGAGCACCGGTGACCTCTACCTGTACAAGGGCACCGGCAAGTCCGGCACGGGCGTCTTCGCGGCCCGGGTCAAGGTGCGCACGAACTGGAGCGGCTACAACGCCTTCGACGCCGTCGGTGACATCACCGGCGACGGCAGGGCCGACCTCGTGGCCCGCACCGCGGGCGGCACGCTCTATCTGTACAAGGGCACCGGCAAGGCGACCAGCGAGATCTTTGCCACAAGGGCCAGCCTGGGGACCGGTTTCCAGCAGTACGACATCTTTGGCTGAAACCGCTGGTGAACAGGGCTTGCCCTGATTCTCCCGTGACGTGCTGTGACCACTGCTTCACGTGGTGGTCACAGCACGTTGTGCAACCCTTTCTCGAGTTTCCCCGTCTGACCAGGCGGAGCGAACATGGTGCGGTACGGGTCCTTTTGCGACCACGTCTGACCCTGAAAACAGGGGGTAACCGACCGGACGAGATTCGAGGAGCGCATGTCAGCCGAGGGCAGTGGCAAGGGACGTCGTCGCAAACCCCGCAGCAAGGGGCGAAAAGGCCTGCTGGTCACGGCCTGGGTCGCCGCGGGGATCGTCGTGCTGGGCGGTACCGGGGCGGGTTACCTGTACTTCAAGCTCAACGGCAACATCAAGAGCGTCGACATCGACCAGGTCCTCGGCAGTGAACGGCCCCCGAAGGTCGACAACGGCTCCGAGAACATCCTCGTCCTGGGCTCGGACACCCGCTCCGGCTCCAACAAGAAGCTCGGCGGCGGCACCGACGACGGCAGCGCCCGCTCCGACACCGCGATGATCATCCACGTGTACGAGGGCCACAAGAAGGCCACGGTGGTCTCCATACCGCGCGACACCCTGATCGACCGCCCCGAGTGCACCGACACCGACGGCAAGGACCACGACGCCGCGTCGGACGTCATGTTCAACTCCGCGTACACGACCGGTGGCGCGGCCTGTGCCGTCAAGACCGTCGAGTCCATGACCGACATCCGCATGGACCACTACCTGGAGGTCGACTTCAGCGGCTTCGAGAAGCTGGTCGACGAACTCGGCGGGGTCACGGTCACCACGACCAAGGACATCAAGGACACCGACAGCCACCTGGACCTCAAGGCCGGCCCGCACGAACTCACCGGCGCCCAGGCCCTCGGTCTCGTCCGCACCCGGCACGGCGTCGGCGACGGTTCCGACCTCGGCCGTATCCAGCTCCAGCAGGCCTTCATCAAGGCGCTGGTCAAGCAGGTCAAGAGCGTCGGCGTGCTGACCAGCCCCAAGAAGCTGTACGACCTCGCGAACACCGCCACCAAGGCCGTCACCACCGACTCCGACCTCGGCTCGGTCAACTCCCTGGTCTCCTTCGCGAGCGGCCTCAAGCACATCAGCCCGTCGGACATGACCATGGTCACGATGCCGGTCCGCTACGACCCGGCGAACCCGAACCGCGTGATCGTGCAGGAGACCAAGGCCAAGCAGATCTGGACGGCCCTGGAGAACGACCGCACGATCCCGAAGTCGGCCACGGAAGGCACCGCGACGGGCCAGGCCAAGGGCGTCGTCACGTCGTAGGACACCGTCTGCCGAGGGCTGGGAATAGATCGCGGTGCCCCCTCGTTTTGGGGGATGCGGCCAGTCCTGGCAGACTGGTACGTCGGCCCCGGTTCACGCCCCCCGCAACCCGCGGCGGCGACCCGGTGCCCTCCCGAAACTAGGAGACACCTTGAAGCGCGACATCCACCCCGAGTACGTCGAGACGCAGGTCAGCTGCACCTGTGGCGCGTCGTTCACCACCCGTAGCACGATCCAGAGCGGCGCCATCCGCGCCGAGGTCTGCTCCGAGTGCCACCCGTTCTACACGGGCAAGCAGAAGATCCTCGACACCGGTGGCCGTGTGGCCCGCTTCGAGGCCCGCTTCGGCAAGGCTGCTGCCAAGAAGTAGCGAGCCACCAGCGCCGGTCCACGCCGCACTCCTCGGAGTGCGCCGGGACCGGCGTTTTTGGTCGCCCGTCTTCCCCCTTCATCCGCAGTACAGGAGCCCTGAGATGTTCGAGGCCGTCGAGGAACTCGTCGGTGAGCACGCCGACCTGGAGAAGAAGCTCGCCGACCCGTCGGTCCACTCCGACCAGGCCAACGCGCGCAAGCTGAACAAGCGCTACGCCGAGCTCACCCCGATCGTCGCCACGTACCGCTCCTGGAAGCAGACCGGCGACGACATCGAGACCGGGCGCGAGTACGCCGCCGCCGACCCCGACTTCGCCGCCGAGGTCAAGGAGCTGGAGAAGCAGCGCGAGGAGCTGACGGAGAAGCTGCGCCTTCTCCTCGTTCCGCGCGACCCCAGCGATGACAAGGACGTCATCCTCGAGATCAAGGCGGGCGCGGGCGGCGACGAGTCCGCGCTGTTCGCCGGCGACCTGCTGCGCATGTATCTCCGCTACGCCGAGCGCGTCGGATGGAAGACCGAGATCATCGACGCCACCGAGTCCGAACTGGGCGGCTACAAGGACGTCCAGGTCGCCGTGAAGACCAAGGGCGGCCAGGGCGCCACCGAGCCCGGCCAGGGTGTCTGGGCCCGCCTGAAGTACGAGGGCGGTGTGCACCGCGTGCAGCGCGTCCCGGCGACCGAGTCCCAGGGCCGCATCCACACCTCCGCTGCCGGTGTGCTGGTCACCCCCGAGGCGGAGGAGGTCGACGTGGAGATCAACCCCAACGACCTCCGCATCGACGTCTACCGCTCCTCCGGACCCGGCGGCCAGTCCGTCAACACGACCGACTCCGCCGTGCGCATCACGCACATTCCCACCGGAGTCGTCGCCTCGTGCCAGAACGAGAAGAGCCAGCTGCAGAACAAGGAGCAGGCCTTGCGTATCCTGCGCTCCAGGCTGCTCGCGGCTGCGCAGGAGGAGGCGGAGCGGAATGCCGCCGACGCCCGGCGCAGCCAGGTCCGCACCGTCGACCGCTCCGAGAAGATCCGCACGTACAACTTCCCGGAGAACCGCATCTCGGACCACCGTGTCGGCTTCAAGTCGTACAACCTGGACCAGGTCCTGGACGGCGACCTCGACGCGGTGATCCAGGCCTGCGTCGACGCGGACTCGGCGGCGAAGCTGGCGGCCGCGTAAAGGCCGCCGAAGAGGTACCTACGTACGACCGAGTACGACACGGAGGACTTGCGTGCAGCCATCATTTGGGGGACGACCCCCAAACCCCCGCGGCTTGCTGCTCGCAGAGGTGGCCCAGGCCACCCAGCGGCTGGCCGACGCCGGCGTGCCCTCGCCGCGCAACGACGCGGAGGAACTCGCCGCGTTCGTGCACGGCGTGAAGCGGGGCGAGCTGCACTCCGTCAAGGACGCGGACTTCGACGCCCGCTACTGGGAGGTCATCGCCCGCCGTGAGCAGCGTGAGCCGCTCCAGCACATCACCGGGCTCGCCTACTTCCGATACCTCGAACTCCAGGTGGGGCCCGGTGTGTTCGTGCCGCGGCCCGAGACGGAGTCCGTGGTCGGCTGGGCCATAGACGCCGTACGCGCGATGGACGTCGTCGAGCCGTGCATCGTCGACCTGTGCACCGGCTCCGGCGCCATCGCGCTCGCCCTGGCCCAGGAGGTCCCGCGCTCCCGCGTGCACGCCGTGGAGCTGTCCGAGGAAGCCCTGCGGTGGACCCGTAAGAACGTCGAGGGGTCACGGGTCGACCTGCGGCAGGGCAACGCCCTGGACGCCTTCCCCGACCTCGACGGCC
This portion of the Streptomyces canus genome encodes:
- the rpmE gene encoding 50S ribosomal protein L31, which produces MKRDIHPEYVETQVSCTCGASFTTRSTIQSGAIRAEVCSECHPFYTGKQKILDTGGRVARFEARFGKAAAKK
- a CDS encoding trypsin-like serine protease, producing MSGGAGRHRGRAWIALPVAVAAALLATSANAATVGPEPKAPATAATAASTPSQAELEQRIAGAMAAEDTSGTMTRSPMSGGTVDSTVSPMVIGGTTTTISSAPWMAQLWYTDDQGTTDTSDDTGFFCGGAVVAPTKILTAAHCVKGADWAKGGAVVTGATQLPSEDGDLHGGTATAVLRQWYHPSYNADTIDNDIAVLTLAVPVKATPIRMTTSTDTASYDPATTGAKSAKVYGWGRTSSTSDDISETLKTATLPIKSDTTCAAAYGSWFIKGHMTCAGPPASGSDSGTTAICNGDSGGPLVVNGRIVGVVSWNVTDCVTKGAYSVFTKVSKYVGAAYPRVDDTNLNFDHKADLWMRKSSTKVGYELDSKGTTLGARQSWGDWNGVNLVRQTDLNRDGYQDLMYRVSATGDVYWLRFLPSTGAWADPKKVFTDWRTRTRIVTPGDVTGDYKPDLLSVDSAGVLWIYPGKGDGSFATRVRVGGGWSQYNLLLGHGDFTGDGKADVLARNKSTGDLYLYKGTGKSGTGVFAARVKVRTNWSGYNAFDAVGDITGDGRADLVARTAGGTLYLYKGTGKATSEIFATRASLGTGFQQYDIFG
- the prmC gene encoding peptide chain release factor N(5)-glutamine methyltransferase yields the protein MLLAEVAQATQRLADAGVPSPRNDAEELAAFVHGVKRGELHSVKDADFDARYWEVIARREQREPLQHITGLAYFRYLELQVGPGVFVPRPETESVVGWAIDAVRAMDVVEPCIVDLCTGSGAIALALAQEVPRSRVHAVELSEEALRWTRKNVEGSRVDLRQGNALDAFPDLDGHVDLVISNPPYIPLTEWEYVAPEARDYDPELALFSGEDGLDLIRGLERTAHRLLRPGGVVVIEHADTQGGQVPWIFTEERGWADAADHPDLNNRPRFATARRAMP
- the prfA gene encoding peptide chain release factor 1; the encoded protein is MFEAVEELVGEHADLEKKLADPSVHSDQANARKLNKRYAELTPIVATYRSWKQTGDDIETGREYAAADPDFAAEVKELEKQREELTEKLRLLLVPRDPSDDKDVILEIKAGAGGDESALFAGDLLRMYLRYAERVGWKTEIIDATESELGGYKDVQVAVKTKGGQGATEPGQGVWARLKYEGGVHRVQRVPATESQGRIHTSAAGVLVTPEAEEVDVEINPNDLRIDVYRSSGPGGQSVNTTDSAVRITHIPTGVVASCQNEKSQLQNKEQALRILRSRLLAAAQEEAERNAADARRSQVRTVDRSEKIRTYNFPENRISDHRVGFKSYNLDQVLDGDLDAVIQACVDADSAAKLAAA
- a CDS encoding LCP family protein, with translation MSAEGSGKGRRRKPRSKGRKGLLVTAWVAAGIVVLGGTGAGYLYFKLNGNIKSVDIDQVLGSERPPKVDNGSENILVLGSDTRSGSNKKLGGGTDDGSARSDTAMIIHVYEGHKKATVVSIPRDTLIDRPECTDTDGKDHDAASDVMFNSAYTTGGAACAVKTVESMTDIRMDHYLEVDFSGFEKLVDELGGVTVTTTKDIKDTDSHLDLKAGPHELTGAQALGLVRTRHGVGDGSDLGRIQLQQAFIKALVKQVKSVGVLTSPKKLYDLANTATKAVTTDSDLGSVNSLVSFASGLKHISPSDMTMVTMPVRYDPANPNRVIVQETKAKQIWTALENDRTIPKSATEGTATGQAKGVVTS